DNA sequence from the Acidobacteriota bacterium genome:
AAGATCATCGCGATCCGGTTGCCCCGAACCGCCCGGATGCCGGCCTCATCGAGAGCCAGCAGGTCGCGGCCCTCGAACAGGATGCTCCCCTTCTCGATCCTCCCCGGATCCGGGATCAGACGCAGGATCGAGAGCGCGGTGACGCTCTTCCCGGAGCCGCTTTCCCCCACGATCGCCAGTGTTTCGCCGGGCGCGACCTCGAAGGAAACCGAGTTCACCGCGCGAACCGGCGGTCGCTCACCGAAGCCGGAGCGGAAGGAGACGTCGAGATCCTGGACCCGTAACAGCGGCTCCGGCGCGGCCCCTCCGCTCAAAAGCCCATCTCCCGCTTCATCTCCTGGTCGATCCAGAGCCGCGCGTAGATCGGACCCGGACGAACCGCCCCGGCCCGCAGCTCGCCGCCGTAGTTCTTCACCCACGGCCACCAGGCCGTGTAGATGTACGGCACGGGCAGCCAGAGGTAGGGCGCCTCGTCCAGCATCTCCTTCGTGATTTGCTTGACGATCCGCTGCCGCTCGGCCTCGTCCCGGGTCAGGAACATCTCGTGGATGCGACGGTCGAGTCCCGGGTCCGACCACATCGACGGATTCCAGGTCTGGCCGGTAACGAAGTTCTTGCGGAGCGTGGTCGTCGGGTTCACGTGGCCGCTGGCCATCAGGTAGCCGGGACCGTGGGTGCGGGTGGTCATCATCGACAGGTAGGCCGCGTACTCCACGACCTCGATCTCGATCGTCACGCCGATGCGGTCCAGGTAGCTTGCGAGCAGCGGCGCCAGCTCCATCCGCATCGCGTTGTTGGCCGACACCTGCATCCTGAAGGTGAAGCCGTCGGGGTAACCCGCCTCGGCCAGCAGGCGGCGCGCCTTCTCGGGCTTGTACTCGAACAGTTCCTGCACCGACGGCGGCATCGCCTCGAGCGGCTCGAAGTACCCCTCCCACGAGGGATGCTGAGGGTAGGCGAACAGCTCCGCGTTGCCGCCGAAGAACAGCTCGACGATCTCCCGCTGGTTCACCGCGAGGTTGATCGCCCGCCGCACTCTCACATCGTCGAACGGCTCCTGGTCGACCCGCATGACCATGAAGGTGCCGCCCGTCGACAGCCAGCGCGACCAGCGCAGCTCGGGGGTCGTCTTCTTCAGGTGGTCGACGGCGATCCAGCGGATGTACTCGAGGATGTCCAGCTTGCCCGTGCGTATGGCGGTCAGGTAGGTCGCCTCGTCCTTGATCGTGCGGTAAGTGAGCTTGTCGATGAAGGGGATCTCGTAGGTCTGGCTGCCGACCGTGGTCCGGTCCCAGTAGTCCGGCCTGCGGGCGTAGGTCTGCGAATTGCCCGGGATGAACCGCTCCAGCGAGAACGGACCGGTGCCGGTGACGTTCCGCCAGTCCTTGGCGTCGACTTTGCCCAGTTCCCGCGGCCCGATGCCCGAGAAGTAGCCGTAGCCGAACCGGTAGTCCCACTCGGCGTTGAACTCCCCGAACTCGAAGACGACCGTGTGGTCGTCCCTGGCCACGACGCGGTCGATGTGGTCGAAGTAGGTCGGGATCGCCTTCGGGCTGTCGCGCAGGCGCTCGTAGCTGAACACGACGTCGTGGGCGTCGAGTTCCCGCGCCCCCATCACCCCGGGCTTGGCCGGGAACATCATGCCGCGCCGGACCTCGATGACCAGGGTCAGCGGGTCTTCCCATTCCCAGCTCGCGGCCACCTCGCCGCGGATCGTCTCGGGGGACATGTACGCCTCGGAGACGAAGCGCTGATCGCCGCCCCGGACCGCGGCCTGATCGAGATCGGCGACGAAGAGCTGCTCGTAGAGCATCCCCGTGTCGTGGTTCTGCTTCCAGTTCCAGTCCGTCGTGTCCCAGGACAGCGCCGACAGGGTGACGTAGACCGTGCCGACGTTCAGCTCGCCGCCATAGCGGGGCGGCTCCACCGGCACCGGGCCGGGCTCAAAGGACAGGTCCGCGCCCATGTCCGTGCCGCCGGCCGACGACGGGGAGCGAGCCGGAGGCGCGTCACCGCACGCGCCAACAACGAGGGTCAGAACTACCGTGAGCGCTACGCCGCTGCGGCGTCGTTCAGCCAGGTCTCTCATGTGCCTCTCATCCGTGGGTCGAGAAGGTCCCGCAGCGCGTCGCCGAAGACGTTCGCGGCGTAGACGACGACGGTCAGGCAGATGCCAGGCGCCAGCGCCAGCCACGGACCCAGGTACAGGTAGGTGCGGCCGTCGCCGGAGAGCATGCCGCCCCACGTCGGCGCCGGCGGCGGCACGCCGAGGCCCAGAAACGAAAGCGCCGCCTCCGACAGGATGACGGCTCCGACGCGGGTCGTGAACAGGACGATGACGACCGGCATCACGTTGGGCAGGATGTGCCGGCGCAGAATATGGAATGTGCCGGCGCCGACCGACTGCGCGGCGTGGGTGTAGACGTGCTCACGCACCGAGGTCACCGCGCCGCGCACGATGCGGGAGCCGGCGATGCCGTAGAGCAGACCCAGGATGATCACGATCTGGGTGATCCCCGGTCCCACCACCGACACGATGACGATCAGGAGCACCAGGTCGGGGAAGGTCATCCAGGCGTCGACCAGGCGCTGCGTGAGCATGTCGAACCAGCCGCCGAGGTAGCCCGAGAGGACGCCGATCAGGATCGACACGACCGTCGCCAGGGCAGCCGCGCAGAAACCCACGATCATCGACAGGCGGGCGCCCATCAGGACCCTCGAGAACAGGTCGCGGCCCAGGTGGTCCGTGCCGAGCAGGAACTGGCGCGACGGCGGCTCGAGGCGATGCGCCAGGTCGGTTTCGTTGATGCCATACGGAGCGAGCACGCCGGCGAAGATGCCGGAGAACAGGAAGATCGCGAAGACCACCGCGCCCGCGGCACCCAGCGGCTTGGTCCGGAATAGGCGGACCGTGAAGCGCCACCAGCGCGGTTGGTCGCGGACCGGCAGGGCGTCCGGAGCGGCTGCGGCGACGGTGGTCACGACATGCTCATCCGTAGCGCACCTTGGGGTCGAGCCAGCCGTAGCTCAGGTCGACGAGCAGGTTGATCAGCAGAACCGCGACGCCGACGACCAGGAAGACGCCGGAGATCACCGGGTAGTCCCGCTCGTAGACGCCCTCGAGCAGCAACAGTCCCATGCCCGGAATGACGAAGATCTGCTCCATCACGACGGCGCCGCCGATCAGCAGCGGCGCCTGCAGTCCGATCAGGGTGACGACCGGGATCAGACCGTTCTTCAACGCGTGCCGGACGACGACCACCCGCTCGCGAAGCCCCTTGGCGCGGGCCGTGCGCACGTAGTCCTGGCGCATCACCTCCAGCATCATCGTCCGGGTCATCCGCATCGTCACCGCGGACAGGGAAAGGCCGAGCAGGATCGCCGGGACGATGAGGTGCGTGAGGTTCGCGATCGGATCGACGAGGAACGGCGTGTACTCGAGTTCCGGCGCCCAGCGCCACCAGACCGACGGGAACACCATGACCAGGGTGCCGAGCCAGAAGCCGGGAATCGCCAGCATCAGGAGGGAAAACGATCGCGCCGCGTAGTCGACGGCCGAGTCCTGACGCGTCGCCGAGAGGATGCCGACCGGCACCGCGACGGACAGCGCGATGACCAGCGCCAGCAATCCCAGCTCGAACGTGACAGGCAGCCGTTCCAGAATCTGCTCAAGCACCGGGGTGCTCCGCCAGAGAGACTGACCCAGGTCGCCGCTCAGCGCGTTGCCCGCCCAGCGCACGTACTGGGAGACCATCGGCTGGTCGAGGCCCATCGCCGCCTCCAGCGTTTCCCGGTCCAGGCTGGTCGAGACGTCGTTCTGCGCCAGCATCAGGTCGATCACGTCGCCGGGGATCACCCGCATCGACACGAAGACGATCAGACTGGCGAAGAAGAGGGTTGGCACCATCGCCAGCAGCCGCCGCAGGATGTATGTCTTCATGGAAGGTGTATGAGAATACAGCCCGCCGGAACCACATGGGGACGCTGGCGTCCCCGGAAAGCGACGGCCTTCCCTCAGAGCCATGATCATCCAGGCCCGGACTCCGCTTGACCTCCGCAGGTCGGCCGCGCTGGCAGCTCTCTTCTCCAGCCTCGCTCTGGGAGCCGCGGCCGCACCACCCTCCCACGCCCAGACGGAGCCGGCGCGCGCCACTCATCGGACCGAGGCCGCTCGCCTCTCTGCTGCTCTGGAGGGCTCCTGGGTGCGGAACGAGGATCTGAGCGAAGACCCCGCCGCGAGGGTCGCCGGTCAATTCGCCTCACCCGCCCTGCGGCGGTTGGCCGATGACCTGACCGGCAGCCGCCACCGTCTCCTGATCGAGTTCCCGGGGCCGGACGTGCTGGTCAGGAACGCCAGGGGTGAGAATCTCCGTCTCCCGACCGACGGACTCGCCCGCTACGACCGCGCCGGCAACGCCAGCAACGCCTTCCTGGCCGAGGATTCGCTGGAGATCGTCACCAGGGGTGATGACCCCTGGGCCTGGCTCTGGACCGAGACGTTCTACCGTCAGGGCGACCGGTTGGTCCAGCTGACAGAGACCCAGAACTTCTCGAGCCCCGACCTGCTGTTCCGTACGGTGTACGACCACGCCGACGGCAGACCGCCTCCCTGGCCCTCGGCCACCGCCCGGCGGAGTCCCTCTTTCCTGGAGCCGGCGGCGATCCGCATCGTGCCGCCGCGCCGCGGCTACCGGGAGTTGCTCGCCGGTCCGGTCCAGGTCCGGACCCTGATCATCGATCCACTCGTCCGGTCGGTCGAGTTCCGTCTTGACGGAGCGCGCGTGAAGAAGTCCGGGAAGCCTCCCTTTTCCGCCCGCATTCGCCTGGACGATCCACCGCGCCCGCAAACGCTGGAAGTACGGGCCTACGACAGCGCGGGAGTGCTCGCCGGCACCGATCAGTTCGTTCTGAACCGACCCGACTCGCCCTTCGAAGTCCGCATCGCCGGAATTCGGTCGACTGCCTCAGCCGAGCCTCCGGCGCTCCGCGTCACAGCCAACATCTCGGTGCCCCGCACGGCAACGCTCACACGCGTGACCTTCTATCGCAGCGATCATCCGGTCGCCACGCTCGACGATCTGGATCCCGGCGCGAATCGAGGCGAGGCGCGCGTCATCCCTGTGGACACGCAGATCGAAGGCATCTCGCCTGGTGACTTCGTTCGGGTCACCGCGCAACTCGCCGACGGCCGGCAAATGGAAGACGCCGAACTCCTGGAGGGCGCCGAACACCGCAGCGAGATCGACGTGCAGCTCGTGCAGCTCCAGATCCTAGTCGTCGACCGAAGAGGAAACCCGGTAGGCAACTTGACCGCTGACGACTTCGAGATTCGCGAGAACCGGGCGTGGCGCTCGCCGGAGAACCTCCACGCGTCCGACGACGTCCCCCTCGTGCTCGGCGTCGCCATCGACTCGTCGGAGAGCATGTACCTGGTCTGGCAGCAGTTGCACACGGTCGTCCGCGCCTTCCTCGAGGGCGCCCTTGCCGAGGAAGATCGTGCCTTCCTGGTCGACTTCGACGACACGGTCCGCCCACTCCAGGCGCTCACAGGGAGCCAGCCGCTGCTGCGCGCCAGACTCCACCGGCTGCTCGCCCAGGGCGGCACCGCGCTCAACGACGGCATCCTGTTCTCCCTGCTCCAGTTCCGAGCCGAACCGGGCCGCCGGGCCCTGGTCGTCGTGACCGACGGCGACGATCTCCACAGCCGCACGAAGCGCGCGCAGGTCGCGGACTTCGCGGAGCGCATGGGTGTTCCGATCTACTTCATCGCACTCGGCTGGAGCGATCCCAGGAGCACTCTGGTCAAGAGACTCAGCCGGCAAACCGGCGGCCGTCTGTTCCGAATCCACCCGGGCCAGTCCCGAAAGGTACTGGCGAGAGAGATGCAAGCCGTCTTCGACCGGATCAGGGCGGACCTCTGGCACCAGGTTGTGCTCACCTACTACAGCGACCGACCGTCCGGAGCGGACCTGGAGCCGGAGGTTCGGACGACACGCAGAGGTCTCACCGTGAAGAGTGTGCTGCCGCTGGAGGCGCTGCAGTAGCGGTCGTGATCGCCGCGGCCATCCTGTTCACGGTCCTCCTGACCGCCGTCATCTCCGGCGTGCTAGGCATGGCCGGCGGACTGATCCTGATGGCCGTGCTGGCGAGCGTCCTGCCGGTCAGCGGAGCGATGATCCTCCACGGCGCCGTGCAGGCGACATCGAACGGCGCCAGGTTCCTGTTCCTCCGTGACCGCATGCTGTGGTCTGTGCTGCCGTGGTATGCGGCCGGCGCCTCCCTCGCGGTGCTGCTGTTCGTAGCGATCGCCTTCGTGCCCGACCCGGCCCTGGTACTGATCCTGGTCGGCAGCTTCCCATGGCTGGCCCGGCTCCTGCCGGTGCTGCGAGGGCTCGACGTGCGCAACCGGCGTACGGCCGCACTCTGCGGCCTGACCGTGACCGGCGCTCAGCTCCTGGCAGGGGCTTCCGGACCGCTACTCGATGTCTTCTACCTCGAGACCAGGGTCGACCGCCGGACGATCGTCGCCACGAAGGCGTTTACCCAGACGGTCGGGCATCTCCTAAAGATCGGCTACTACGTGTGGGTGTCACGAGCGGTGCTGCCGGAGTCACCTGACAGCCGGCTTTCCCCTTGGCTGATCGCTGGAGGCATGATCCTCGCCGTGGCTGGCGCGCGGATCGGCACGCGCCTCCTCGACCGATTCGATGACGGGCAGTTCCGGCGCGTCACCGGACCGGTGATCCTCGCGCTCGGCGCGATCTGTGCTGCGAAGGGCGTGCGGGACCTGCTGGCGACGTAGCGAACCCACGAAGTTGGCCTGTATCCTGCATTCAGGAAGGTTGTCACCATGACCAGGACGGAACACACCCGGGGCCGCCGGTCAGGCCCGGGACGGTTCGACGGCGCCTCGCTCGCCGCGGGCCTCTTCGGCCTTCTTCTCTGCGCATCGGCCGCGGCGCCAGCGCGCGCTCAGGAGCCGGCCAACCCGGACGAGCCGACCGCGACGGCTCCGGCCGACCCGATCGCCGCCATCCCGGGCATCTGGATTCGCGACGAGCGCCTGAGCGAAGACCCGATCGAGAAGCTGGAGGAGACCTACGGGCAGACCTTCGGCGGCGGGCCGGGCCGATCGCCTGGCGCAAACCCCGGCAGCGGACGCACGGGGGGCTTCGGCCGCGGCGGCCAGGGCCCTTCCGGGCGCGGGGGATACGGCGGCCGTGGCGGATTCGGGAGCGGGCGCGCCGGCACACAGCCCGGGGGTACGCAGGACGGCCCGGCGGGGATGCGGGAGATGGCGCGCCACCTTGCGGAGCGGCTCGACGTGCTGCTGATCCGGATCGACGACCCTCAGGTCCTGGTCCGGAACGCGAAGCGCGAAGACCGGATCCTCTTCCTCGACGGGCGCGACGTTGCGGACGGCTTCGGCGGTCGCAGCCGCGCGCGCCTCGTCGGCGACTCGCTCGAAATCGAAACCTCCTCCCAGGGACGGCAACGGATCGAGACCTTCTATCTGGAGGGAGAGCACCTCGTGCTCGTCACCGACCTCCAGGGCGGGCGGTACGCCGACCTGTCGTTCCGGACGGTCTTCGAACGCTCCGGCGACGCTCCGGCGGTCGCGGTTTCAACGCCCGCGACGGGCGCCCGCGACCTAGGGGCGGGGCCAGACGAGGACGGCTTCAACAAGGCAGACTTCCTGCCACCGGTCCGAGGCGGGAATGCGCGCCGCCGCCCCGATCGCGCAGACGGCGACCGGAGCGCCCGTCCCGCGACGATCCGCATCCTGCCGCCCGAGCGCGGCTACCGCGAACTGATCACCGGTCAGGTGCTGATCCAGACCCTCACGATCGACCCGCAGATCGCGGTCGTCGAGTTCCTGCTGGACGGCGAGCCGGCCACCCGCGTGACGACGCCACCCTTCGAGGCACGCATCGAGCTCGCCGATCCGCCCCGTGAGCAGGCGATCGAGGTCAGGGCAACCACCGCACGGGGCGCCTACGCCGGCGCGGACAAGATCGTTCTGAACCGACTCGATCCCCCGTTCGCGGTCCGTATCGCCGGGATCACGCCCGGCGAGACAGGCGGCGAACCGACCGTCCGGGTCGAGGCGGGCGTCGCCGTCCCCCGCTCCGAGACCCTCGAGCGCGTCGAGTTCTACCGCACGGAACGGCTCGTCGCCGCCTACAACGACTTCGAGGGTGAAGCGGGCCCGAGCGGCGTGTGGAGCGTTGCCGCCGACGTGCCGACCTCCGGCGCCTCGCCACAGGACTTCGTCCGGGTCGTCGCTCGCCTGGGGGACGGCCGGGAACTCGAGGACGTCGAGTTACTCCAGGGCGCCGAGTTCAGCGACGAGATCGACGTCCAGCTCGTCCAGCTACAGGTCCTTGTCGTCGACCGGAGCGGCCGCCCGATCCGCGATCTCAAGCCGGAGGACTTCGAGGTTCGCGAGAACCGTGAGCGACGCCAGGTCGAGACCCTCTACGTCTCGAACGACGTGCCCCTGTCACTGGGCCTCGCGATCGACTCGTCCGGGAGCATGGAGCCGATATGGCGCCGCACGAACGCAATCGCCCAGGCGTTCCTGGAGGGTGCCCTGACCTGGCGCGACCAGGCCTTCCTGGTCGACTTCGACTCAACGCTGCGCCTGGTGCAACCGCTCACCGGCAGCAAGCCGCTACTGGCGCGCGGCCTGGAGCGTCTCTTCCCCCAGGGCAACACCGCCCTCTACGACGCGATCCTGTTCTCTCTGCTTCAGTACGGCGAGGCACCCGGCCGCCGCGCCCTGGTCGTCGTCACCGACGGCTTCGACTCGAACAGCCGGTCGGATCCGACCCGGGCGATCGACTTCGGCAAGCGCCTGGGTGTGCCCGTCTACGTCGTCGCCATGCGCTCGCTCGGATTCGGTCCGACCACGATGGAGGACGCCAACCTGCGCAACAGCATGCGGCTGATCACGGGGCCTACCGGCGGGCGCCTGTTCCAGATCGAGTCGATCGACCAGATGGCCAACGTCTTCGACCACATCGAGGAGGAGCTCCGGAGCCAGTACGTGCTGACGTACTACAGCGAACGCCCGTTCGGCACCGCCGTCGAGCCGGAAGTCCGAATGACCCGGAGAGGCCTCAAGGTGCGCAGCGCTCTGCCGCTCGAAGCGATCGAGTAGAGCGAACGCGGAGCGACGCTAGTGACCGGCGCGGCTCGCTTTAGGACTGGCTGCGGGAGGGCGATCGCGGCGGCTGTCCTTCTGGTAGCGCCACAACTTCCGAGCCCCGAGCCGGCGCACAGTCAGGAGATCGCCGCCACCAGCGACCTTCCGGCTGAGAGCGCCACTCTTCCCGCCGCCGTGCTCGGCCCCTGGATCCTGAACGCAGAACTCAGCGAGGATCCGATTCTCAGGGCTCAGCAGGCGGCACGGGAGGGACGGTGGATCTCGTCGACCCTGCAGGAGCAGGCAAGAGACTACGCTGCTCGACGCGCGTCCATCCTGGTGGGAATCGAGGACGACTCGCTTCTCATCCTCGACGACCAGGGCGAGACCCTCGCCTTCCCACTCGACGGCTCGTGGCAGTCCCTCGACCGCCAGAACCAGGGTCGGGCCCTCGGGTCCGGCGACACGCTCTCCATCGAAATCGTCGCCAACGAGTGGCTCGGAGTCGACACGTTCGTCCGCGAGCAGGACCAACTCGTGCGCTCGACTCACTTGCGAAGCCGCGGACTGGCCAATGTCGGTGTGAGGTTCCGCATGGTCTACGATCGCCCGGCAGTCGGCTCGGCATCGGAGCATCCGTTCGTCGACACGGTGGGTGGCTTTGCCCGGCCGTCGACGATCCTGATCGTGCCGCCGGAACGCGGCTACCGCGAACTGCTCAGCGGCAGGGTCGGGTTCCAGACGCTGGTCATCGATCCGGTCGTCACCGCCGTCGAGTACCGTCTCGACGATCATCCCCCGAAGCGGATCAGGCAGCCACGCCATCGGACGCACATCGAACTCGACGACCCGCCACGCGAGCAGATGCTGGAGGTCTTCGCGTATGACGCCGACGGCGACCTCCAGGGAACCGACAGGCTCATCCTGAACCGCGTCGATGGGCCTGCCGCGATCCACATCGCGAACATCCGTAGTGAACCGGAAGGCGGCGCCCCGGCCGTCGTAGTCGGCGCAACTGTCTCACCGCCCTGGTCAGCACACCTCGAACGGGTCGAGTTCTACCGTAGCGAGAGCCTCGTCGCCGCCCTGGAGGACTTCGGCGAAGCCACACAAACGCGGCCCCCGCAGACGATCCACGTCGAGGCTTTGATCGAAGACCCCGAACCGGATGACTTCGTTCGCGTCAAGGCGAAGCTCACCGACGGCCGGGAGCTGGAGGACGCCGAACTCCTCCAGGAGGGCGCCTACCGGGCCGAGATCGATGTTCACCTGGTTCAGATCCAGGTGCTCGTCACGGACCGCGAAGGCAACCCCGTGAGTGCACTGAAGCCGGAAAACTTCGACATCCGGGAAGGCAGCAGGCGAATCAAACCGGAACGGCTTCACACCGCAGACGACGTCCGCCTGCTTCTGGGTCTCGCGATCGACTCGTCGGAGAGCATGCGGCCCGCATGGGGTCATCTGCGGCACGTGGCCAGGAGTTTCCTCGCAGGCGCCCTGGCGCCCGAGGACTCCGCCTTCCTGGTCGACTTCGACGATACGGTCCGTCTCCTCCAACAGCCAACCGCAGACAAGCGACGGTTGGAAGCGCGCCTCGGACTGCTGGTCCCGGGCGGCGGCACGGCCCTGAACGACGGGCTTCTGTTCTCGCTGCTCCAGTTCCGCCGTGAGCCGGGGCGCCGGGCTCTGGTCGTGGTCACCGACGGCGTCGACCTGGACAGCCGCTCGCCCTGGCAGCAGGCCCCCGACTTCGCCGAGCGCCTGGGGATCCCGATCTACTTCATCGAGCTCGACCGGTCGGTCAAGCCCGTGATCGGAAACGGCGACCTCGCCAGCAGAACGCCCGACACGACGCTGCTGCGCGAGCAGGCGCGCAGACGGCTCAGACGAGTCAGCCGGCACACCGGCGGGCGCCACTTCCACATCGACCTCGTCGCGCACGACGTGTCATGGACGGCGCGAGTGGACCGGGCGTTCGACCAGATTGAAGAGGACCTGCGGCACCAGCACGTCCTCACCTACTACACCGACCAGCCATCCGGCGCTCACGCCGAGCCCGAGATCCGGGTAACCGAACGCGGACTCACGCTCCGGAGCGCGGTGCCTCTCCGGGCGATCGAGTAGTTCACGAGCGCGAGATCACAAGTGGCAGTCGTCGTACCAGTCCGGGCCGAAGCCATCCACGCGATGGCTCGTGTCGCGTTTGTCCTGATGCTGTCGCTGCCGGCCCTCGTTCCCGGCCATGCCCAGGAGGTCCCGGCGAACACCAACACTTCAACCTCCGCCCACTCTGCCGGGGAGGACGTGCCGCTGGCCCCTCTCCTGGGGCCCTGGATGCGGAACGAGGCGCTCAGCGAAGATCCCCTTCTCCAGACCGAGAGGACGTGGCCGGGACCGGATGCCACCGCCGTGCTCATGCTGAAGCTCGCCGAGCAGGCCGCCGCTCAGCTCGACACCGTTTCGGTCCGGATCATGGAGAACAGCCTCGTTCTACTCGACGATCGGGGCGACGTCGCGCGCTACCCCCTGGATGGACGGTTCCAGGGCAGGGGCGTCAGCGGACGGGTCGTTCGAAGCGTCGACTCGGTCACCATCGAGACGATCGGCGCCGACTGGCAGAGGATCGAGACGTTCTACCGTGACGGAGACCGGCTGGTGCTGATCAACGAGCTCCGGGATCGCCGGCGTCGCAGCGCGGACTTCCGCACGGTCTACGAGCGGCCGGGCAGACTGCTCAGTACGGACCCTCTGCCAGGGGAGGGCGCCGTCACGGAGGGCGCGGCCATCCGCCTCGTGCCACCTCAACGAGGACGCAGTGAACTGCTTGGCGGCAAGGTCGAAGTCCAGACGTTGATCATCGATCCACTGATCGTGGCGGTCGAGTTCTTCGTGGACGGACGACTCGCCGGGCGAACCAGGAAGCCTCCGTTTTCTACCCGCCTCCAACTGGCCGTTCCGCCTCGCGAGCAGACGCTCGAGGTCCGGGCCTGGAACACCATGGGTGTTTTCGCCGGCAGCGACCGGATGACATTGAACCAGATGAACACGCCTTTCGGTGTGCGCATCACACGGATTCGTGGCAACCCAACCGACAGCTTCGACTCTGCCCGGGTCGAAGCCGCGATCTCGGTGCCGCGCACCGCTACCCTCCAGCGGGTCGACTTCCACCGCGGTCAGGAGCGGGTGAGGACCGTACGCGACTTCGGCGACCAGGCTGCCGCCGGCCTCGCGCGCACGGTCATCGTGGAGGCCGAAATGGAGTACGGGCCCGCCGACGGCTTCGTCCGCGTCAAGGCGACTCTCGCCGACGGCCGCTCGATGGAAGACGCGGAGATCCTTCAGGGCGCCGACTACCGGAGCGAGATCGACGTCCAACTGGTGCAGCTCCAGTTGCTGGTGACGGACCGCAAGGGCAACCCCGTAAGCGGCCTGGCGCCCGGTGATTTCGAGATCCGGGAGGGTGGCAGGCGGTACCGGCCGGAGGCGCTTCTGAGCGCCCGCGACGTCCCCCTGGTCCTGGGACTGGCGATCGATTCCTCCGACAGCATGCTCCGAGCCTGGAGCGAGGTGAGGGAGGTCGCGGCGAACTTCCTCGACGTGACGCTGGCGGCGG
Encoded proteins:
- a CDS encoding VWA domain-containing protein is translated as MLGPWILNAELSEDPILRAQQAAREGRWISSTLQEQARDYAARRASILVGIEDDSLLILDDQGETLAFPLDGSWQSLDRQNQGRALGSGDTLSIEIVANEWLGVDTFVREQDQLVRSTHLRSRGLANVGVRFRMVYDRPAVGSASEHPFVDTVGGFARPSTILIVPPERGYRELLSGRVGFQTLVIDPVVTAVEYRLDDHPPKRIRQPRHRTHIELDDPPREQMLEVFAYDADGDLQGTDRLILNRVDGPAAIHIANIRSEPEGGAPAVVVGATVSPPWSAHLERVEFYRSESLVAALEDFGEATQTRPPQTIHVEALIEDPEPDDFVRVKAKLTDGRELEDAELLQEGAYRAEIDVHLVQIQVLVTDREGNPVSALKPENFDIREGSRRIKPERLHTADDVRLLLGLAIDSSESMRPAWGHLRHVARSFLAGALAPEDSAFLVDFDDTVRLLQQPTADKRRLEARLGLLVPGGGTALNDGLLFSLLQFRREPGRRALVVVTDGVDLDSRSPWQQAPDFAERLGIPIYFIELDRSVKPVIGNGDLASRTPDTTLLREQARRRLRRVSRHTGGRHFHIDLVAHDVSWTARVDRAFDQIEEDLRHQHVLTYYTDQPSGAHAEPEIRVTERGLTLRSAVPLRAIE
- a CDS encoding VWA domain-containing protein — encoded protein: MARVAFVLMLSLPALVPGHAQEVPANTNTSTSAHSAGEDVPLAPLLGPWMRNEALSEDPLLQTERTWPGPDATAVLMLKLAEQAAAQLDTVSVRIMENSLVLLDDRGDVARYPLDGRFQGRGVSGRVVRSVDSVTIETIGADWQRIETFYRDGDRLVLINELRDRRRRSADFRTVYERPGRLLSTDPLPGEGAVTEGAAIRLVPPQRGRSELLGGKVEVQTLIIDPLIVAVEFFVDGRLAGRTRKPPFSTRLQLAVPPREQTLEVRAWNTMGVFAGSDRMTLNQMNTPFGVRITRIRGNPTDSFDSARVEAAISVPRTATLQRVDFHRGQERVRTVRDFGDQAAAGLARTVIVEAEMEYGPADGFVRVKATLADGRSMEDAEILQGADYRSEIDVQLVQLQLLVTDRKGNPVSGLAPGDFEIREGGRRYRPEALLSARDVPLVLGLAIDSSDSMLRAWSEVREVAANFLDVTLAAEDRAFLVDFDDTVSLRQPLTNDKARLILSIDRLIPFGGTAINDGILFSLLQYGREPGRRALVVVTDGADEHSRSRPEQSADYAARLGLPIYFIELDPTLAGTETKDGWGVTDVSGALRRKKARKRLERISRETGGRLFHVPLTSDDPPWAERIEAVFDRIEEDLRNQYVLTYYSDRPLGVRAEPEVRLVRRRLRLRSAVPLEGID